GAGCCAGTTTGGGAGATAGTACCCAAGTTAGTTAAGGATGCATTGTTGCCAGTGATGGTCACTGCAACCGTTGAGCCGTTTACTTTTAAAGAACGGCCTGCTGCAACACTACCTGTTTGGCCGCTGCCAGAACCCAAGGTTTGTGCGGTGGTTGAATCAGCATTGATAGTAAAGCTGGCAGCAAATACAGGGCTAGCAGTCAGCTGTATCAGACCTGCCAGAACTACAGCTACGGCAAGGCGATTAGGCTTTAAGGCGAATTGGCTTGGGGTGAATTGCATTGAGGATTCCCTGTTATTTTGGATTTAAACGAATTTATCCCCGCACTATACGAACCGAATATGACAAGCGCATTAATCAAAGTAAGAACATTGAAAAGCTGTTTATATAGTGATTTGGCATCAGCATGACTATGTGATGTTTTGATGACGTTTCTGCAAATTCAATAGTGGTAACTGCCATGTAATGTCTGCTAGTCTTGCGCCCTTTTTACGCACGCATTCGTGCTTATACTCTTAATTAACTTAAGCAGAAGGATTAAAAAATGCAGAAATTCATGACAGGTATTCAAACATTCGCCATTCTGGTCATCGCATGTGCGCTTTGTGTCATTGCCTCTCAGGCAGCAAATAAGCATGGGAAATTACCTGAATTATCAAGCCAATATCATGCAGTCGCTTTAATGAATGGTCAGCTATTTTTCGGGCGCATTGACAGCTTGGGGGATGATTACACCGTGTTGCGAGATGTGTTCTATATTCAGGCCCGCCAAAAGCCAGGCACCACAGAAGTAGCGAATGTACTCATTAAGCGTGGCGGCGAAGCACACGCACCAGATCGCATGATCATCAACCGCCAGCAAGTGCTATTGATTGAACCTGTCAAACAAGACTCGCAGATTGCAAAGCTCATCGCGGAGCAAAACACAGTACATTAGGTCGCATTGGCATGCTAGTTGCTAATTACATATTGAAACACATGTTTGAATCAGTTTTTATTTTTAAGAGGTGCATCACTTTTTAATATGTAGATTGGGGCTAATCATGACAAGGTATTTGTTTGCTTTATTGTATTTGAGTTTAGCGTTACCCGCGGCGGCCATGCCAACGGATGAATTGCTACAAAAAATCAATACCTTGGTCGTGCGTGTGCAGGTGGAGCTTGCTAATGGCGGTTACGGAGTTGGCTCTGGCGTAGTGGTAGCTGAAGACCAGATTGTTACCAATTGCCATGTGATTGCGAACGCCAATTCAATAGGGGTACTCAGTAACAGAACCGCTTATACGGTCACTGCCATCAAAGCCGATTGGCACCATGATGTATGTATTCTAAAAGTAGATGGTTTAAATGCACCAGTTGCTAGCATTAGCCCCAGTAAAAACCTGAAATACCAACAACCAGTATTCGCTACTGGCTTCCCCGACTTTTCCCCAGTACCTTCCAGCACTTTTGGCTATGTAAAAGCCTTATACCCGATGGATGACAGCGTGATTGTGCGTGCATCTAGCACTTTCAGGTTGGGTGATAGTGGCGGTGGACTATTTGATGATAGTGGCAACCTAGTGGGCGTCATGACCCTGAAAAGCCCAGGCCATAATGCCTATTATTACTTCATGCCAGTGGAATGGGTGCAAGCTTTACTGAAACAACCAGAACAAGCGCTTGGTACAAAAAGTGAACTGCCATTCTGGGCAGAGTCTCTGGATAAATGGCCTTCATTCATGCGGGTAGTACAGCCGTATCTGACTGAAGATTGGGCTTCGCTACAAAAAGTCGCCACACAATGGACAAAAGAAGAGCCTAACAATGCAGAAGCTTGGTTTTACTTGGCTGCAGCAGAATACGGAAACAACAATAACTTGATCTCTGAGATTCATTTACGCAGAGCCGTTGCGCTTAATAGTCAACACAGCCTTGCGCTCTATTATCTGGGCCTGATTGCTGAAGATGATGGCAAGCACATGGAAGCACTCACCAGTATTGCTCTACTCAACAAGTTCGATGTTGCCGTGGCCGACCAACTCAAGGTTGCCATAGGCATTATTCCAGACCAGCAATAAAAGCTTATTGGAGGTTTGCGCCCAGTTCCTCAACAGCATCGCTGTTGAGGTCTTTTAGTAACATAGTAAGCCTTTGTAGTTCTTGAACATTCCCCTCTGTTTTAGCCAATTTAGCTAAAGCCAGCATGCTGGCTGTGTGCCTTGGATTAGCCTTTAATACTTGACCATATAATTGTTGTGCGGCTTTAGTTTCCCCCAGATTTTCCTCTGCTAAAGCAAGGTAATAACTTGCCTCTATAGCAGTTGGTTCTTTACTTTGCCAATCCTGAGCAATGGATTTCAAGCTTACCCAATCCTTATTTTGCACAGGCAGCACAATCCGCATGAAGAACGGTTGCTGACCTTCAGGACTATCCCAAAATGGCGTACCAGATTGTCCCAATTCTTTAAGGTCCGGGGCATTAAGCAACGCTTTGATCCATTTAACGGGTACACCAAAATAATAGGCATCGTGCCCTGGGCTTTTAAATGTGTTCAAACCGTACAGTTTGCCTTCATCATCAAATATCGGGCTACCACTTGCGCCCAACATAAAGGAGTCTGAAGTACGAATCACCATACCGTCATCCAGCGGATAAAGCGCTTTGACATTGCCGAATGTAGTTTGTGGTTTAGGCGCGCCACCTTGAAAACCAATGGAAAAAATCGATTGCTCATACTGCGGCGACTCACTGTCCGCCAGCACCACTGGCTTCATTCCCAAATAATCAACCTTGAGCAGGCACACATCATGGCGCCAGTCTTCTTTGACAGCTACTGGATTAAACGTATCACCATGCGCCGTAACGTTTACACCCACAGCATTGGTTAACACGTGGCAATTAGTCGCCACGTAATCTTCGGCGACCACAACTCCAGAACCCACGCCTCGCGCGCCACTTTTGGTGGCCGTGTTGATTTTTACAATAGACCCTTTAAGCGTATAGATCTGGTCTAAAGTAGGCTCGGCGTAGGCGTTAATACTGATTGATGCAAAAATAATGGGCAAGATAGTCTGGCGCATAATTTAATCCAAGGTTGATCAGAATGTGTGATGAGCAGATTTAATAAGTAAGCCATAAAACTAATCAATAGACTTGGCAAGTATGCAATACGTTCGTTTAATAGGAACTCATTAGTTTCTGTTAAAGTCTGAGCATGGAGACATGGACTTAAAGGATGCAGGGATGACTGATAACAACGAAAAAATACAAGAAAATAACACCACCAGCTACACCACACTTGAAGAAGTGGTCGCCCACACCTGTAGCTGCAAGTTGAGAACGATTTGTCCAGATAAACACTCCAGCGAGTGCTTAAAAGACCGTAACCTCTACCAAGAATTCATGCTGGCTAGAGCAGCGCACTAAATCACTTACTAGCGTCAGGCAACGCTAAATCTGCACTTTCAACCTCATAGCCTGCGCTTACCCAGGCATCTATGCCGCCAGTCAATGGGCGCACGCGGTGGTAGCCTTTTTGGATGAGTAACTTTGCCATTTTTGCGGCACTCGCCTCGTTGGGGCATGCGCAATATAAAATCACTTCGCCTTCCACATTAGATTCCAATGCAAAGGCATCCACGGTATCTGCCGTTAACGTAATTGCGCCGGGGATTCTGCCACCTGTTTGCAGCTGTGTTGGGCGTACGTCAATAATCACAGGCGATTGACCAGCTTTGAGCATAGTACCAAGCTCCTCCACTGTGATCTGCTCCATGCGTAGCGCCTTCATAAACCGATAACGCTCCCACCATTTAGAAGCAACGAAAGCCACCAAAGCCAGCGCAATCAACATGGCGCCAAAGCGCCCCATTTGTGCAAGTGAAGAAATCAACTCGTCAATCGTGCTGCTGAATAAACTACCCAATAAAATCGCAGAACCCGCCCAGATAGCAGCACCCAAGCTATCAAAAATTATAAATGTCCAAGGCTTGGTACCCACAGTGCCGGCCAAGGCACTGGATATAGAAGCAAAGCCAGGAATGAACTTACAGAACAACAAGGCTGGCGGGCCGATACGCAAATAAAGCGACTCCGTTTGCCGCACACAAGAATCAGGCGATAGAGAAATCTTGCACAATTTAGCCATCACTCTACGGCCATATTTGCGGCCCGCCATGTACCAGATCACATCCGCCAATAAGGCTGAGAAGACCGCCGTAAACAACAAACTAGGCGCTGTATATTGCCCTTGTCCAAGCAACGCACCAGTCAGCAGCAATGCGGGATAGGCTGGAATCGGCAAACCGATCTGCTCCAGAAACACATTGGCAAATACAATCAGCAAGCCGTACTGCTGCAATAAATCTACGAGGTAAGTCATGCGTTCTCAATCTTAATTAGAATTCATCATATGGTGACTTAATATCACGACATCAAGGGTTGATCTCAAATATCTACCATGCTTACTAAACACAGAACAGCTTTAGTGATCTACATATTGATCCATCAGCGCTGCAACCCAATCCATAAACACTTGCACACGGCGCGCCAAGTGGCGTCTATGTGGGTAAATTAAGGAAATAGGCATCGGTTCTGCATGGTAGTTTTTGAGTATCTGCACCATGGCGCCAGAGTCGAGATAATGTTTTACGCCTTCGTAAGGCACTTGCACGATGCCTAAGCCTGCAAGGCAAGCGGCACTGTAGGTATCGGTACTGTTGACCGTGATTGCGGCTTTCATTTTTAAGTGAATATATTTTTCTCCGTTGAAATATTCCCATGCTGGTGCTTTAGCACCCAAGACTGGCGCGTAGTCCACAATAAAATGCTGGCCTAAATCTTCAATCGACATTGGCTCACCATACTTTTGAATGTAGCTTGGGCTGACGCAATTGACCAACTTGAGATGCCCTAATGGCCGCGCGATCAAGCCTGAGTCTGCGAGATTGCCGATGCGGATCAGGCAATCAAACCCCTCTGCGACAATGTCCACACGCCTGTCGGTGCTACTAAGTTCAATCTGGAGATTCGGATGCTGGCTCATGAATGCTGGCAAATTTGGAATCACCAGATTTCTAGCAATGTTGATCGGCATATCGACACGTAAACGGCCATTGATGGGCGTTGAGGCTTGCTGAAACATCGCATCGACCTCGTCCACTTCCGCCAGCAGGTCTTTGCAACGTTCATAGAATATCTGACCATCTTGGGTAAGTTGCACTTTGCGCGTGGTACGGTGCAAAAGTCGCACACCCATCTGGCTTTCCAGTTGTTGGATAGCGGTTGAAATGCCGCCTTTTTGTATGCCCGTTTGTTCTGCAGCCTTGGTAAAGCTGGCCAGCTCGGCAACACGGACAAACACCTGCATGGCGCTTAATTTATCCAAATCCACTCCTATTGTTCTATTTAGTAGAACACTGAAACTTAAATTATAGAGTTTATCTCTTTAATTCACTTCAATACACTGTTTATCAGGCAATACATTTCAACATTGATTAAGGAGTTTGATATGAACAACAAAATTGCAATTGTGACCGGCGGTAGCCGCGGTTTAGGCAAGAACATGGCATTGCATCTCGCCAAAAAGGGGATTGATGTCATCCTCACCTACAACAGCAAACTGGCTGAAGCGAATGAGGTGGTTACAGAGATTGAGCAAGCTGGTGGTAAGGCGGTAGCGCTTCAACTGAATGTTGGCGACAGCAAATCATTCGCGGCATTCACTGAGCAGGTGAAAGCTGCATTGAGGAACACATGGAATACCGAACACTTTGATTTCTTGGTGAACAATGCAGGCATAGGCGTTCACGCCTCTTTTGCTGAAACCACTGAAGAACAATTTGACCAGTTACTCAATATTCACCTGAAGGGCGCATTTTTCCTCACCCAGAAACTACTACCGGTGATTAATGAAGGTGGTCGTATCATCAATATCTCTAGTGGTTTGGCGCGCTTTGCCCTACCTGGATATTCGGCTTATGCAACCATGAAAGGCGGCATTGAAACCCTGACCAAGTACATGGCCAAAGAACTAGGCAGCCGTGGCATTGCAGTCAATGTGGTCGCACCTGGGGCGATAGAAACCGACTTTGGCGGTGGCGCTGTGCGCGACAATGCGCAACTTAACCAGTTTGTAGCCGCGCAAACTGCGCTAGGCCGTGCTGGTTTGCCAGATGATATTGGCGGAGTCATCGCATCATTGCTGTCAGAAGACAACCGCTGGGTGAATGGCCAGCGTATTGAGGCTTCAGGCGGCATGTTTCTGTAAATCAGCTACCAGCCATAGCCAACGGTAAAGAGGAGGGTAGAGTCTTCTTTGGTGCGCCCGGGCGATGGCTGGCTATCCCAGTTAAAGTTAAGCTGGGTAGTCGCGTTGAAACCAAACAAAAGCGGGAACCTCAAACCAGTCTTACTTGAGAACAGCGTCTGGCTGGTTTGTTGCAAGCCCAGCAGTACTTCGTGCTCATGAAAAAAGCGGACGTCATTTTTAAACAAAAGCTGGTCATACTTAATCGCCCAGCGCAGGGCAGGATAGCTTTCTGGATCAGCCTGATAATAATCCTCAGTGATATAGTTCAAACCACCTTCAAGTGCCAGATTGATATTGGGCGTTTCAAATATCTGGTAACCGCTACCAGCACCCGAAACACTGCGCAATCGCAAATCGCGGAAGCGATCATTCTCTAAAGACTGGTTCAGATAACCATACCAGCGTGGTGAGAAGAAATAATCGTATTTGCCATAAGCACGGCTATTAAACTGGGTATTACTCCCCCGGTCTTCAGCATGGTTGAACACACCGCCAAAGGTATATCGACTAAATTGTTTTCGCGCGATGGTTTCGCCATCAAACCGTATGGATTGCGTATCACTATTGCCCTGAGTAATGGTACCGCCCGCATTGATATGCCCTGACCAGCGCGTACCTAAGCCTGCCAAATCAACTGATGGGTTAATGTAGCGTGTTTCGTTCAAGTCAAAATCTCGCTCATCCTTTTCACCGACAATCTTGCCTTCACCAGCCTCCATACTTTCGATCTTGCCTTTCACAATGCTGCCATCGCTTAATACAATCTGCTGCGGTTCATCTGAAGTAAGATTCTGGATTTCTGACCATTGAATATTGATTTCGCCTGCATAACTGGTTTTAAACACCAATTTTTCGGTTTCTTTTTTGATGATTTCACCCGTAATGACATCGCCATTTTTAAGCAAGACCTGGTCTGCTAAAGCGAAATGGCTGGCTATTAAAGTAAGCCAGATAAGTACCTGAAAGATGTTTTTTAGTTGTGGCATATTGCCTCCTTATCATCATGAGGTCGATTAAAATGGTGTTAGGTATACAACCAGAATTCACTCTGGCAATTGATAAACAGTAGCGTAGTTCTATGACGAAGTTGGTTTATTGCGTAAAGGTTCGAGTAAGTGTTTCAGGCCGTTATGGTCTATCTCTTGAATCAGCGCAAGTAAGCGACCAATCTCGCCTGGTGGAAAGCCTTCTCTGGCAAACCAGTTAAGGTAATTGCCAGGCAAATCGGCCAGTATGCGCCCCTTGTACTTGCCGTATGGCATGGTGATAGTCACCAATCGTTGTAAATCTTCGACTTGCATTAACTCTTGGCTACTTGTGTTTATATTGCGTAGCGCAATAGGCACGACTGATTTCTGGGGATCTTAGCGCGCTATGTTTGGTTGTTCTGCCAGTCACGCGTTTACGCCACATTCTAAATGAGCTAGCTTTCATGGATGAGCGCATGAGCTTGATCACATCGGCCTCGCTTAATTGAAACTGTTGTTCTATCGCCTCAAACGGTGTGCGGTCTTCCCACGCCATTTCTATAATGCGGGAGACTTCTTCTTCAGTCAGTGGATTGTCGGCTTTAATCGTCATTAGATTTCGTCCAAAGCCTCAGCCTTGCAAATCACAGCAGAACCTACAGTTAATTGCCCACCACGAATGACCTTGGCAGTGATTCCGCCATGTCCGCGCATCGCGTTATAGCCGCCTTTGCCCAATAGCTCTTCCATCAGCGAGCAAGGCTCACAAGGGCCTGTAGCTTCAAGATCACCTATCTGGATATACACAGGCTGGTCTTTAAACAAACTTCGCGCGGCTAATAGATTGAATCCAGACACCACCAGATTACGCCTTAACGTTTTGGCCTCCAATGTTTCCAACCCAACCAAGCTGGCGACCACTGGCAAATGCTCCGCCTGTATCAACGTCACTTGACGCTTACTCACCACCGTAGTGATTTTCTTATCTGCAGAGCGATCTCCCTGCAGGCCTAAACCAGCAATGGCAATCGCCTCAACTACACTTTTTATAGCTGCACGACGTGCTGGCCGCAACAAGATTTGCTCTAGTCGGCCAGCTTTAGAAAACTGTGTGGTGAACCCACGTAAAGTTTGTTGTTCAAAAGCCATATAAATACAGGAGTATGATTTGCTGCGATAGTTCGATTTTATAACCATATGCCTGCCAAGCAGGCTTTAATTTGAGCGTTAAATAATGTTTAAAAAAGCTGTTCTTTTATGGGGGTTTTTAATTCTGGCATCCGTTGCAATAGCAGATGAAACCACGCTACAAGCAGGATTCGACCAGAAATATCAGGATTACTTTGGGACCAATAGCCAAAGCTTGCTCCCATTTTCTTCGATAGAAAAATCAGATTGGAAAAAGCTACAGGCATCTCGCCCATTGAAAGTGGTGTTCGTAGAGCCAGACAAATACTACAACAGCAAACTCTATACTTTGACCATGTATCAAGCCACTGACGATGGTCAATATTATTTGGATGTAAAAGGTGGTTTCTGGGGGATGGATGACCTGATTTATGGGCCGTTATCGGCTAAAGAATTGCAATAACAAGAGTTTCACTAAATTGGTTTTAGCGATGCCTCATACCTGCGGGCTTGCCAAACAACCAACCCTGCCCGAGCGTGCAATTCAGTTTATTGAGTAGGTTACGTGTTTCTTCAGTCTCAATGCCTTCGGCGAGAACTTCCATGCCTAGTGACTGCGCAAGATCAATCGAGGCACGCACAATCTGCAGACTTTCATGATTCGTAAGCATGCGGCTGACAAAAGCACGGTCTATTTTCAGAGTGTGTATCGGGTAGCGTTGCAGGTAATCAAGGCCTGAAAATCCAGTACCAAAGTCATCCAGCGCAATAGTCAGGCCTAGTGATTGCAGACCTACCAAGACTTCTAACGCCACCTGCGTGTTGCCAATCATGCAGGTTTCAGTGAGCTCCAGTTTAAGCTCATTTGCTGGCATATTATATTCATCGAGTATCGCTTTGACTTCATCAACAAATGTAGCACCCGTGAGCTGTGCGGCCGACATGTTGACGCTGACAAACGGTTGATCATCACGTGAGCGCTTGCGCAGTATGGGCCAATCGATGCAGGCCTGTTTAAGCGTCCACAAACCTATGTCGCGAATCTGGCCAGTTTGTTCGGCAAGCCCCAGAAAATCCAGCGGTGGAATCATGCCCTGCACCGGATGCATCCAACGGAGTAAGGCCTCAAAACCTTTGATTTTACTATCACTAATTGTGCAGATAGGCTGGTAATAGAGCTCAAATTGCTGTGCCTGCAAGGCGAAACGCATATCTTCTGCCAGCGACAGATTAGCAACAGCGCGCTGCCTAATTAATACATCGGCACTGTAGCGCTGGGGATCATACTGCTCAACTTGTTTGCCTTCTGCATACTGACCATGCTTATGTCTAAAGCGCTCAAGCACGACATGCAGTAAATGTTGAATAACAGGGTCTGTTTTTTCTAGCAACTCATCCACCATATTGCGCTGTATGGGGACTAGAACGGTATGCACGACTGCGCGCACGGTGGCAGTTCTTGGTTGATGGTCGATTAGGGCGATTTCGCCGATGAGGTTATCTTTGCCTAACAGGCTGATGCGAATTTTATTCTCGCCTTCCCCTATGCAGACTTCAACGCAGCCTTCTTCAATAATATAGGCTGTGTCGCCAAGCTCACCTTCTTGAAAAATACATTCGCCTGCCTGCACGACTTGACGACTTAGATGCTCAAACAAGGCGACCTCCCTATTTCATCACATGAGACTTTCCGAATGTGACTTGTACAAAGAGGATTCGTAAGCCACTATTTATTAAACATAATACATCATTAGTCTAATCTCTAGTGTTATGAAAAAACGCGTCCAGATCAATAAATCTCTGGTACGAAAAGACGCTCATCCACTGGCTGGCGAACATAGTCATCATGCCTGATACGTTCAGGCAATTCGATGCTAGGGCGCTTGATTTCTTCGTAGGGCATTTGCTGCAACAAGTGGTGGATACAATTCAAGCGCGCAGTCTTTTTATTGTCCGCTTGCACTACCCACCAAGGGGCCTCAGCGATATGCGTGCGCTCAAGCATGACTTCTTTAGCCTTGGTATATTCTTCCCAGCGACGACGTGATTCCAAATCCATCGGGCTGAGTTTCCATTGACGCAACGGGTCGTGAATCCGGCCTAAAAAGCGCAGGTGCTGCTCTTCATCCGAAATCGAAAACCAGTATTTGATGAGTTGAATACCAGAGCGCACCAGCATCTTTTCAAATTCTGGCACTGAGCGGAAAAACTCCTCGTATTGCTCGTCATCACAAAACCCCATCACGCGCTCAACGCCTGCACGGTTGTACCAGCTACGGTCAAACAGCACCATTTCACCCGCAGCAGGCAAATGGGAGATATAACGCTGGAAGTACCATTGCGTACGCTCTCTATCGTTAGGCGCTGGCAATGCTGCTACTCGGCAGACGCGAGGGTTCAAACGCTGTGTGATACGCTTGATCACGCCACCTTTGCCTGCGGCATCGCGTCCTTCAAATAAAATCACTACCTTATGGCCAGTGCTGGCAACCCAATCCTGTAGCTTGACCAGCTCGCCCTGCAAGCGAAATAGCTCGCGAAAATACAGGCGACGCTGTTCTTTATCTTCGCTGGACAGTTCGCCTGTTTCAGCACCGACCAATTCATCCAGAATACGGTCATCCAGTTCAAGCTCGTACTCTTCATCGTAACTATCGTTCACGTCAGATTGAACGCGACGGCTTAATTCTTCATGATCTAAAGTCATAACAAACCCAATGGAATATGCCTGCGCAAACATGGAGGCTAGGTTTGATTCTATGGAGAATTCGTGTCAGCAATGTGACACTGGATTGAAGTAGAGCTAGATCGTACGATTAAAGCGAAGGGGTATATCGTTAAGACTGCATCGCGCGGTCAATCGCCAGCCTGGCAGCTGCCATGGCCTGTTCTTCACGCATGCTTTCTTTTTCTTCATCACTGAAAGGCAACAGCCTGCCGCCCTCAGTTAACGAATAACGTATGGAGCGATCAACCACGATATTGGCGACAATCAGATCGTGGCGCTTTTCTTCACGATTACGATAAAGCGTGGACATTGTTTCTCCCGAATTTAAGATACCAGCACTTGCATTTAAACCCTTGATTTGAACAATTCTGCCTGCATATTAACAATATGGAAACGACTAATTTTTTGGAATACTAAACTTTGCGCCCCATCCTCTTTTTATCAGCCTTTTTCAGCTTAATTCTTGTACTGCATGGCTATATTGGCATACGCCTGCTTTCTGACTTACCCATAGGTTTTAATGGACATTTAACGGGGATCTTTTTACTGATCATCTCTAGCTTGCTCATTCCGTTGGGCATGCTGGCGCGCTTCATTAAGCGCCAGCCTTTGTCTGATGTATTGGCTTGGGTAGGGCTACTCGCCATGGGGCTTTTTTCATCGCTATTAGTGCTTACCTTTTTGCGTGATGTAGCGTTAATGTTGATGAGCTTATTTTCAAAAACATTGCCTAGTCACTTGATTGAGGTCTTTCCAATGTGGTCTGCTGTTTCAGTGCCTGTATTAGCATTGACTGTCACCTTAATCGGCTTCATCAATGCCAGAGCGCGAGCAAGCGTGGTGCATATTGATATCCCCATCGCTCAGTTGCCCGATGGCTTACATGGATTCACTATCGTGCAAATCAGCGATATTCACGTTGGCCCAACCATCAAGCGCAACTACCTACAGGCGATTATTGAAAAAGTGAATAGCCTGAATGCCGACTTGATCGCTATCACAGGCGACATGGTCGATGGGAATGTCGAAACCCTCGCAAAACATACTTCAGGGCTTGCCGATCTGCGCGCGCGCCATGGCAGCTATTTTGTCACAGGCAACCATGAATATTATTCAGGGGCGCATGCCTGGATTACCGAGTTCAGGCGGCTGGGTTTGCAGGTCTTGATGAATGAGCACGTAGTGTTGAAACATGACGATGCTGAGATTGTCATTGCAGGCGTCACCGATTACAGCGCACACCAGTTTGACCCAGCGCACAGAAGTGACCCGGTAGCCGCCATACATGGCGCTCCTGACAGTGCAAGCACGAGAGTATTACTTGCTCACCAACCGCGGAGTGCGGCATTAGCTTCGCGTGCGGGGTTTGATTTGCAGCTCTCAGGGCATACGCATGGCGGGCAATTCTGGCCGTGGAATCTATTTGTACCACTGCAACAGCCCTTTACTGCAGGCTTGAACCGTCTGGAAAATCTATGGATATATACCAGTCGCGGCACAGGCTATTGGGGACCACCAAAACGCTTCGGCGCACCTTCCGAAATCACCAAGATTCGGCTAGTGCCTGCGCTTTAGTTGCTGCCTGCGCTCTAACAGATTAGCTGGGTTACTTTTTCTTGGCCGCAGTTTCTGTTTTTAATCCAACGGTTCGACCTGCAAAACCAGCGGCATCAAAATAAGGTAATTTGCCAACAAATTGCTGGTTAAGTATTGTGGATAAACCATTACTTGCAGGTGGTGAAGTCAAGAGTTGGCTTTGCCATTTCACCGCCTTGCCACCCTTCAAGCTTTCGCTTAATACACGGCCTTGCAACTCGCCTTTGTTGGGTATATTCAACTGCAATAGATGCGCCATGGTCATGCCAATATCGGCATTGCTCGCTGGCGCCAAGTTCTTAAAGCGCTGCTTAAAGTCAGGGCCAATCGCAGCCATAAAATTCTTGGTGTCGGCGCGACTAAATGATCCGTGCATGCCTTGACCTTGCTGAAGGTTGCTATCAGCCACCACTGCAGCGCAAACTGTCACCACTTTACAACCTGTGTCATATGAGCGGAAATTCACCACGATGGCAGGCTGAGGCGTGATGGCTGAACCTTTAAACCCAATGCTGCTCATCGGCAAAGTGCCTGCAATATTGCCCAAATCATCATCCACAAATACGCCGCTCACGTAATCTTGTGCTAACAGCAGATCAACCACTTTGAGGGCAAGTTCCTTGGCGTTTCCTTGTGGCAAGTAGATGAGGTCAGAGCCACCATTTGCGGCTACCACGACATCTGGCAATTCTGCATTTGCGCCAATCAGGCCATTGGCGCGTTTGGGGTGTTGGCCAGCTTTGATATCCACCAAAGCATTCTTTGCATCTGGGTCGTACAAAGGCATATCTAGCCCGATGGCCAAATCCATCGCCAGAAAGCCCGCAGGCAATTTGCCACTACTTACATCAGAGTAGCTAATATTGGCAGATGAGCTTGTCTCACTCTCTTTGGAAATAGTCGAAAAACCATGATCGGCAGCCACCAGAATGTTGGTGGTTTTATCAAGGCCAAGCGCTTGCAAGGTTTGAACCAACGCAGATAAATTATCATCTGCATTACGG
This genomic window from Methyloradius palustris contains:
- a CDS encoding LysR family transcriptional regulator — protein: MDKLSAMQVFVRVAELASFTKAAEQTGIQKGGISTAIQQLESQMGVRLLHRTTRKVQLTQDGQIFYERCKDLLAEVDEVDAMFQQASTPINGRLRVDMPINIARNLVIPNLPAFMSQHPNLQIELSSTDRRVDIVAEGFDCLIRIGNLADSGLIARPLGHLKLVNCVSPSYIQKYGEPMSIEDLGQHFIVDYAPVLGAKAPAWEYFNGEKYIHLKMKAAITVNSTDTYSAACLAGLGIVQVPYEGVKHYLDSGAMVQILKNYHAEPMPISLIYPHRRHLARRVQVFMDWVAALMDQYVDH
- a CDS encoding DUF481 domain-containing protein, whose translation is MPQLKNIFQVLIWLTLIASHFALADQVLLKNGDVITGEIIKKETEKLVFKTSYAGEINIQWSEIQNLTSDEPQQIVLSDGSIVKGKIESMEAGEGKIVGEKDERDFDLNETRYINPSVDLAGLGTRWSGHINAGGTITQGNSDTQSIRFDGETIARKQFSRYTFGGVFNHAEDRGSNTQFNSRAYGKYDYFFSPRWYGYLNQSLENDRFRDLRLRSVSGAGSGYQIFETPNINLALEGGLNYITEDYYQADPESYPALRWAIKYDQLLFKNDVRFFHEHEVLLGLQQTSQTLFSSKTGLRFPLLFGFNATTQLNFNWDSQPSPGRTKEDSTLLFTVGYGW
- a CDS encoding S1 family peptidase, whose product is MTRYLFALLYLSLALPAAAMPTDELLQKINTLVVRVQVELANGGYGVGSGVVVAEDQIVTNCHVIANANSIGVLSNRTAYTVTAIKADWHHDVCILKVDGLNAPVASISPSKNLKYQQPVFATGFPDFSPVPSSTFGYVKALYPMDDSVIVRASSTFRLGDSGGGLFDDSGNLVGVMTLKSPGHNAYYYFMPVEWVQALLKQPEQALGTKSELPFWAESLDKWPSFMRVVQPYLTEDWASLQKVATQWTKEEPNNAEAWFYLAAAEYGNNNNLISEIHLRRAVALNSQHSLALYYLGLIAEDDGKHMEALTSIALLNKFDVAVADQLKVAIGIIPDQQ
- a CDS encoding DedA family protein/thiosulfate sulfurtransferase GlpE, with translation MTYLVDLLQQYGLLIVFANVFLEQIGLPIPAYPALLLTGALLGQGQYTAPSLLFTAVFSALLADVIWYMAGRKYGRRVMAKLCKISLSPDSCVRQTESLYLRIGPPALLFCKFIPGFASISSALAGTVGTKPWTFIIFDSLGAAIWAGSAILLGSLFSSTIDELISSLAQMGRFGAMLIALALVAFVASKWWERYRFMKALRMEQITVEELGTMLKAGQSPVIIDVRPTQLQTGGRIPGAITLTADTVDAFALESNVEGEVILYCACPNEASAAKMAKLLIQKGYHRVRPLTGGIDAWVSAGYEVESADLALPDASK
- a CDS encoding DUF3820 family protein; translated protein: MQVEDLQRLVTITMPYGKYKGRILADLPGNYLNWFAREGFPPGEIGRLLALIQEIDHNGLKHLLEPLRNKPTSS
- a CDS encoding S1 family peptidase, with protein sequence MRQTILPIIFASISINAYAEPTLDQIYTLKGSIVKINTATKSGARGVGSGVVVAEDYVATNCHVLTNAVGVNVTAHGDTFNPVAVKEDWRHDVCLLKVDYLGMKPVVLADSESPQYEQSIFSIGFQGGAPKPQTTFGNVKALYPLDDGMVIRTSDSFMLGASGSPIFDDEGKLYGLNTFKSPGHDAYYFGVPVKWIKALLNAPDLKELGQSGTPFWDSPEGQQPFFMRIVLPVQNKDWVSLKSIAQDWQSKEPTAIEASYYLALAEENLGETKAAQQLYGQVLKANPRHTASMLALAKLAKTEGNVQELQRLTMLLKDLNSDAVEELGANLQ
- a CDS encoding SDR family NAD(P)-dependent oxidoreductase, coding for MNNKIAIVTGGSRGLGKNMALHLAKKGIDVILTYNSKLAEANEVVTEIEQAGGKAVALQLNVGDSKSFAAFTEQVKAALRNTWNTEHFDFLVNNAGIGVHASFAETTEEQFDQLLNIHLKGAFFLTQKLLPVINEGGRIINISSGLARFALPGYSAYATMKGGIETLTKYMAKELGSRGIAVNVVAPGAIETDFGGGAVRDNAQLNQFVAAQTALGRAGLPDDIGGVIASLLSEDNRWVNGQRIEASGGMFL